A genomic region of Dermochelys coriacea isolate rDerCor1 chromosome 18, rDerCor1.pri.v4, whole genome shotgun sequence contains the following coding sequences:
- the LOC119844933 gene encoding uncharacterized protein C1orf159 isoform X3 produces MAMSYVLLLTRLIAEVTSKSTESLVSQPECCMDVLDANSTCPVTNQCSPGCYREWNEDGSSSCIKCNNETTPVVSTYNLTDCRNTGTRGMNFQMNISTVTPFLQNIASVLQPSETASMIPLPTSSVRKPRYVRRERSLVMSSSAAMIPSAETRVSNV; encoded by the exons ATGGCAATGTCATATGTCCTTCTCCTAACTAGACTCATAGCTGAAGTTACAAGCAAATCCACTGAAAGTTTG gtttcacAGCCAGAATGCTGTATGGATGTATTGGATGCTAACAGCACCTGTCCAGTCACTAACCAGTGCAGTCCAG GTTGTTACAGAGAGTGGAATGAGGATGGGAGTAGCAGTTGCATTAAATGCAATAATGAAACCACTCCTGTTGTGTCAACTTACAATCTGACCGATTGTAGAAATA CTGGTACCAGAggaatgaattttcaaatgaatatAAGTACCGTAACCCCCTTTCTACAGAATATAG CATCAGTTCTGCAGCCCAGTGAAACA GCATCAATGATACCTCTACCTACTTCTTCAG TTCGAAAGCCACGCTACGTCAGACGAGAGCGGTCTTTAGTGATGTCTTCATCCGCTGCTATGATCCCTTCTGCAGAAACCAGGGTCAGCAATGTTTAG
- the LOC119844933 gene encoding uncharacterized protein C1orf159 isoform X2: protein MAMSYVLLLTRLIAEVTSKSTESLVSQPECCMDVLDANSTCPVTNQCSPGCYREWNEDGSSSCIKCNNETTPVVSTYNLTDCRNTGTRGMNFQMNISTVTPFLQNIGGPEVAASLILGTFFISLFLILSVASFFYLKRANKLPNMFYRRNKASVLQPSETASMIPLPTSSVRKPRYVRRERSLVMSSSAAMIPSAETRVSNV from the exons ATGGCAATGTCATATGTCCTTCTCCTAACTAGACTCATAGCTGAAGTTACAAGCAAATCCACTGAAAGTTTG gtttcacAGCCAGAATGCTGTATGGATGTATTGGATGCTAACAGCACCTGTCCAGTCACTAACCAGTGCAGTCCAG GTTGTTACAGAGAGTGGAATGAGGATGGGAGTAGCAGTTGCATTAAATGCAATAATGAAACCACTCCTGTTGTGTCAACTTACAATCTGACCGATTGTAGAAATA CTGGTACCAGAggaatgaattttcaaatgaatatAAGTACCGTAACCCCCTTTCTACAGAATATAG GGGGCCCAGAAGTGGCAGCCTCTCTCATTTTAGGGACATTCTTCATCAGTTTATTCCTGATACTGTCTGTGGCTTCATTCTTCTACCTCAAACGTGCCAATAAACTTCCAAATATGTTCTACAGaagaaacaaag CATCAGTTCTGCAGCCCAGTGAAACA GCATCAATGATACCTCTACCTACTTCTTCAG TTCGAAAGCCACGCTACGTCAGACGAGAGCGGTCTTTAGTGATGTCTTCATCCGCTGCTATGATCCCTTCTGCAGAAACCAGGGTCAGCAATGTTTAG